From a single Brassica oleracea var. oleracea cultivar TO1000 chromosome C5, BOL, whole genome shotgun sequence genomic region:
- the LOC106344705 gene encoding uncharacterized protein LOC106344705 — MGRRGRSEGGQDWMLGIDRISRRRKLGYESEGRVQTLAHTNQRSSEENVGRNNNLFGHDQEIPPEENFPPNRTVRKRPETDDSESSVQGPRPIRRNNPIAPEVHDQPQQGEGMEHTLKMLHDVIARSLQQPQVQPQPLVPPQPSVSTPMLPLITAMKNMKTPHFEGGYRAQLDCGKGRISFKENGQRQIVFYGISPSKSVSLVAVLRVEGLLKDGEAYLVTVTASEGPASNGVEITDIAVVQEFEDVFAALKELPPPRSNPFTINLEPGAKPIAKTPYRMAPAELAELKKQLEDLMEKGSIRPSSSPWGAPVLFGKKKDGSDVMKTAFRTRYGQYEFVVMPFGLTNAPVAFMGLMNEVFHDYLDKFVVIFIDDILIYSKAEVEHKAHLKLVLERLRNQKLYAKFSKCSFWKRGIGFLGHRLSGEGVSVDSEKVKAIEEWQRPSMVTDVRSFLGLAGYYRMFVKNFSSIAKPLMKLT, encoded by the exons ATGGGAAGGAGGGGAAGGAGCGAAGGGGGACAGGATTGGATGTTGGGTATAGACAGAATCTCAAGAAGAAGAAAACTGGGATATGAATCCGAGGGGAGAGTGCAAACACTGGCGCACACTAACCAAAGATCCAGTGAAGAAAACGTAGGAAGAAACAACAATCTGTTTGGGCATGATCAAGAGATACCACCAGAAGAAAACTTTCCACCAAACCGTACTGTAAGGAAAAGACCAGAAACAGATGATAGCGAGTCAAGTGTCCAAGGACCAAGACCAATTAGGCGGAACAACCCGATTGCACCAGAAGTTCATGATCAACCACAACAAGGAGAAGGAATGGAGCACACTTTGAAGATGCTTCATGACGTGATAGCGAGGTCACTACAACAACCTCAAGTGCAACCTCAGCCACTCGTGCCACCACAACCTTCAGTTAGTACACCGATGTTACCATTGATAACTGCCATGAAGAATATGAAGACACCACATTTTGAAGGAG GCTATCGGGCACAATTAGATTGTGGAAAAGGTCGTATTTCGTTCAAGGAGAACGGGCAACGGCAAATAGTATTCTACGGGATCAGTCCAAGTAAGTCTGTGTCTTTAGTAGCTGTCTTGAGAGTGGAAGGTTTGCTCAAGGATGGAGAAGCGTATCTGGTAACAGTAACTGCTAGTGAAGGACCCGCTAGCAATGGAGTTGAAATTACAGATATTGCGGTAGTACAAGAGTTCGAGGATGTGTTTGCAGCGTTGAAAGAGTTACCTCCACCTCGGAGTAACCCTTTCACAATTAACTTGGAACCTGGAGCTAAGCCGATAGCAAAGACTCCCTACCGCATGGCACCTGCAGAGTTAGCAGAGTTGAAGAAACAACTTGAAGATTTAATGGAGAAAGGTTCCATAAGACCTAGCTCTTCACCATGGGGAGCTCCGGTCTTATTTGGCAAGAAGAAGGATGGTA GTGATGTCATGAAGACTGCGTTTAGAACTCGTTATGGACAATATGAGTTTGTCGTAATGCCTTTTGGTCTTACTAATGCACCGGTGGCCTTCATGGGATTGATGAATGAAGTCTTCCACGATTATCTCGACAAGTTCGTGGTAATCTTCATCGATGACATTTTAATATATTCCAAGGCAGAGGTCGAGCACAAAGCACACTTGAAGCTAGTGTTGGAACGGTTAAGAAACCAGAAGTTGTATGCCAAGTTCAGCAAGTGTTCTTTCTGGAAAAGAGGGATCGGGTTCTTAGGGCACCGTTTGTCTGGAGAAGGAGTTTCTGTAGATTCGGAAAAGGTGAAAGCCATCGAGGAATGGCAAAGGCCATCAATGGTAACCGATGTAAGAAGTTTCCTCGGGTTAGCCGGGTATTATCGAATGTTCGTCAAGAACTTTTCTTCGATCGCTAAGCCCTTGATGAAGTTGACCTGA